The nucleotide window TTGAGTGTGTTGGCGCGGGCCTGGGTTTCCTGCAATTGCGGCTGCAGTTTGTCTTGCAGGGCCTTCGCCTCTGTATCGATCTGCGTCAGGTCTGCCCTGAGGCTGGTATAGGTCTGGTCAGACAAGGTCTTCCGGTTCAGCGTCGCCTCGATCTGGTCGAGGCGGGCGATCATGGAATCGGTCTGATCTTTGGCGTCACCGGTCTGGGCGTTGGCTATCGACAGGCTGCCAAGCAACAGGCAGAGCACCAGATTGACGATGAAAAACAGGTGGCGGACAGGTGTGAAGTGATCCAAGGAGTCTTCCTCTCGCAAAAACGATTCAGTCAAGACCTGCAGAGCGATATGTCTTTGTGTCTAAAGGAAATCGCACGTGAACTCAATCGCTTCGATCGTCCCCCAAACCATAGGCTAAATATGAAGGAAATATGGCGTTTTGGAACTTCAAGGCTGGTGTCCGGGTTGTCTTGGCAGTAGGCTTTGAGGGAATTGTGCATTTCAGAAGAGGTGGAATGAGTAGGATGACTTTGGAATTTGAACTGGATAACCCCGAGTTTCCTGAAAAACTCGAAAAGAAGGCCATGAAAAGCGGTGGGTATCCTTACAAGGACAAGCTCAAGCGCAGCACCTATGAAGAAGAACTGGAAGCGCTGCAGGTCGAACTGGTCAAGGCTCAGGAGTGGGTCAAGGAAACCGGCGAACGTGTCGTCTGCCTGTTCGAGGGGCGTGATGCGGCTGGCAAGGGGGGCTGCATCAAGGTTCTTACGCAATATACCAATCCACGCAACGTGCGATCCGTGGCGCTGTCCAAGCCCAGCGACGTGGAGCGCGGACAATGGTACTTCCAGCGTTATGCCCAGCAATTGCCGACCCGAGGCGAAATGGTGCTGTTCGACCGGTCTTGGTACAACCGCGCCGGGGTGGAGCCCGTCATGGGGTTCAGTACGCCCGAGCAGACCGAGAAATTCCTTGTCGATGCGCCACGGTTCGAGAAGATGGTGCGGGACAGCGGCACGCGGCTGTTCAAGTTCTGG belongs to uncultured Cohaesibacter sp. and includes:
- the ppk2 gene encoding polyphosphate kinase 2 — its product is MSRMTLEFELDNPEFPEKLEKKAMKSGGYPYKDKLKRSTYEEELEALQVELVKAQEWVKETGERVVCLFEGRDAAGKGGCIKVLTQYTNPRNVRSVALSKPSDVERGQWYFQRYAQQLPTRGEMVLFDRSWYNRAGVEPVMGFSTPEQTEKFLVDAPRFEKMVRDSGTRLFKFWLNIGREMQWKRFHDRRHSPLKYWKLSPIDLEALDKWDAYTEARNRMLKETHQPHSPWIVIRSNDKRRARINMMRYLLNELPYPKKNQSLLEHIDPEILGFGYDFLKHEE